One Pantoea trifolii DNA segment encodes these proteins:
- a CDS encoding MFS transporter: MDNLVLSAVKKNRARLIPFMLMLYVLAFLDRANIGFAKEAYQLDTGLSNEAYALGAGIFFVVYALLGVPANLLMKRFGARSWIGGTTLLWGFLSAAMAFADTEAKFLLVRTLLGAAEAGFFPGMIYLTSLWFPQQQRASVMGLFYMGAPLALTLGSPLSGALLEMHGVLGHPGWFWMFIIEGLLAVAAGVFTFSYIDDTPATARFLSAEEKQALQRQLESEEQQKPTSHLRDALRNGRVWQLAIIYMTIQIAVYGLIFFLPSQVAALLGTKVGFLASLVAAIPWVAALFGTWLIPRYSDRSGERRRVAAFTLLAAAAGIGLSGLVSPLLAIIALSVAAVGFIAVQPVFWTMPTQLLSGTALAAGIGFVNLFGAVGGFLAPLIRVNAEMQFNSSAAGLLALALIAAIGSLIILSLKVERQLPHSQQASH, encoded by the coding sequence ATGGATAATCTGGTGTTAAGCGCGGTTAAAAAGAACCGCGCACGTCTTATTCCTTTCATGTTGATGCTCTACGTGCTGGCGTTTCTGGATCGCGCCAACATCGGTTTTGCCAAAGAGGCGTATCAACTGGATACCGGCCTGAGTAATGAAGCTTACGCGTTAGGTGCCGGAATCTTCTTTGTGGTGTACGCGCTACTTGGCGTACCGGCTAATTTGTTAATGAAGCGATTCGGTGCACGCAGCTGGATTGGCGGCACCACGCTGCTGTGGGGATTTCTTTCTGCGGCGATGGCATTTGCAGATACCGAAGCCAAATTCCTGCTGGTGCGCACCTTGCTCGGCGCTGCTGAGGCGGGTTTCTTTCCCGGCATGATTTATCTCACCTCGCTGTGGTTCCCGCAGCAGCAGCGCGCCAGCGTTATGGGGCTGTTTTATATGGGTGCGCCGCTGGCGTTGACGCTGGGTTCACCGCTTTCTGGCGCACTGCTGGAAATGCACGGCGTGCTGGGCCATCCCGGCTGGTTCTGGATGTTTATCATTGAAGGATTGCTGGCGGTAGCGGCCGGTGTTTTCACCTTCAGCTATATCGACGATACGCCGGCAACAGCGCGTTTTCTCAGCGCCGAGGAGAAACAGGCGCTGCAACGTCAGCTGGAGAGCGAAGAGCAGCAAAAGCCGACGTCACATCTGCGTGATGCGCTGCGCAATGGTCGCGTCTGGCAACTCGCCATCATCTACATGACCATCCAGATTGCGGTATATGGACTGATCTTCTTCCTGCCATCGCAAGTGGCGGCGCTGTTGGGCACCAAAGTCGGTTTCCTCGCCTCGCTAGTGGCGGCGATTCCGTGGGTTGCCGCGCTGTTTGGCACCTGGCTGATTCCACGCTACTCCGACCGCAGCGGCGAGCGTCGCCGGGTGGCGGCGTTCACCTTGCTGGCGGCGGCGGCTGGGATTGGTTTGTCCGGATTGGTTTCACCGCTGTTGGCCATCATTGCGCTTAGCGTCGCGGCGGTGGGGTTTATTGCCGTGCAGCCGGTGTTCTGGACCATGCCGACGCAGCTGCTTTCTGGTACCGCGCTGGCGGCTGGCATCGGCTTCGTCAACTTGTTTGGCGCCGTGGGTGGCTTCCTCGCGCCGCTGATTCGCGTAAATGCCGAGATGCAATTTAACAGCAGCGCCGCCGGATTGCTGGCGCTGGCGCTGATTGCCGCCATCGGTTCACTCATTATCCTCAGCCTGAAAGTGGAGCGTCAGTTGCCGCACTCTCAGCAGGCAAGTCATTGA
- a CDS encoding IclR family transcriptional regulator, with the protein MLEITPVPALTRAIAILDFIAQHGPCSAAEIIETLALPKSSAYLLFAELKKQRLITIDRNNNYCLWTRLVEFAGHALQHMDIRDIARPRLTRLMQHTNLLCHLGILDGGHACYILKLESAATISVRSHEGKSLSLYRSGIGKCLLAWQQPEEQERIISGLRFVAVTPTSLRNADALRTELARIRRQGWSFDNGEDYPDVRCVAAPIFNARQQLVAAISLVGTRLEIDDDKRDYLAGQVIACARDISRLLGWRSPAEKHAS; encoded by the coding sequence ATGTTGGAAATTACGCCTGTCCCTGCGCTGACGCGCGCCATTGCGATTCTCGACTTTATTGCCCAGCACGGACCGTGCAGTGCCGCCGAGATAATTGAAACGCTGGCGCTTCCCAAAAGCAGCGCCTATCTGCTGTTCGCTGAACTGAAAAAACAGCGTCTGATCACCATTGATCGCAACAACAACTACTGCTTGTGGACGCGGCTGGTGGAATTTGCCGGTCACGCGTTGCAGCACATGGATATCCGCGATATCGCGCGTCCACGTCTGACGCGCTTAATGCAGCACACCAATCTGTTGTGCCACCTCGGCATCCTCGATGGTGGTCATGCCTGCTACATCCTCAAGCTCGAATCTGCCGCCACCATCAGCGTGCGATCGCACGAAGGGAAAAGCCTGTCGCTCTATCGCTCGGGCATTGGCAAGTGTCTGCTGGCCTGGCAGCAACCTGAAGAACAGGAACGCATCATCAGCGGCCTGCGCTTTGTGGCGGTGACGCCAACCTCGCTGCGCAACGCCGACGCGCTGCGCACTGAGCTGGCACGCATTCGCCGTCAGGGCTGGAGCTTTGATAACGGCGAAGATTATCCCGATGTGCGCTGCGTTGCCGCGCCGATTTTCAATGCCCGCCAGCAGTTAGTCGCTGCCATTTCTCTGGTGGGTACCCGACTCGAGATTGACGACGACAAACGCGATTACCTTGCTGGTCAGGTGATTGCCTGCGCCCGCGATATTTCCCGTCTGCTGGGCTGGCGTAGCCCGGCGGAAAAGCACGCCTCATAA
- a CDS encoding apolipoprotein A1/A4/E family protein, with product MTLAMMNTHKAFKALQLAGVSDQQAEAMVEIFTEMQQDNALSRADLIKAGEGITGSIKELDVRLTGAIKELDDRLSSDIKELDVRLTGAIKELDDRLSSDIRELDVRLTGAIKELDDRLGGAIRELDNRLSGAIRELDVRLTGAIKDLDFRLSGAIKDIDELKADVKQLKADVAALKIDMRWIKRLLMVMTTTMVIAAIKYIFS from the coding sequence ATGACACTCGCGATGATGAATACACACAAAGCTTTTAAAGCACTGCAGCTGGCCGGCGTCAGCGATCAGCAAGCCGAAGCCATGGTCGAGATCTTTACCGAAATGCAGCAGGACAATGCGTTATCTCGTGCCGATTTGATTAAGGCCGGAGAAGGCATTACAGGGAGTATTAAAGAACTGGATGTTCGACTTACTGGTGCGATTAAAGAGCTAGATGACCGGCTAAGTAGCGATATTAAAGAACTGGATGTTCGACTTACTGGTGCGATTAAAGAGCTAGATGACCGGCTAAGTAGCGATATTAGGGAACTGGATGTTCGACTTACTGGTGCGATTAAAGAGCTAGATGACCGGCTAGGTGGCGCTATTAGGGAGCTGGATAATCGGCTTAGTGGTGCTATCAGGGAGCTTGATGTTCGGCTTACTGGTGCTATTAAAGATCTCGATTTTCGCTTAAGTGGCGCGATTAAGGACATTGACGAACTAAAAGCTGACGTCAAACAACTCAAAGCGGATGTTGCCGCGCTGAAAATCGATATGCGCTGGATAAAGCGTTTGTTAATGGTGATGACCACTACGATGGTGATTGCAGCGATCAAATACATTTTCTCTTAA
- the rhmD gene encoding L-rhamnonate dehydratase, which yields MSLPKIKTVRAYFAGGATADKAAAGGDYHDQGANHWIDDHVATPMSKYKQYEQSRQSFGINVLGTLIVEVEADNGQTGFAITTGGEMGCFIVEKHLNRFLEGRCVSDIKLIHDQMMNATMYYAGSGGLVMNTISCVDLALWDLFGKVTDLPVYKLLGGAVRDELQFYATGARPDLAQKMGFIGGKMAVQWGPHDGDEGIRKEVARIAHYRETCGPDFWLMLDCWMSQDVNFATKLAHACAPYNVKWLEECLPPQQFEGYAQLKQQAPQGMLITSGEHHGTLQSFRTLAETGIDILQPDVGWCGGLTTLVEVAALAKSRGQLVVPHGSSVYSHHAVITFTNSPFSEFLMTSPDCSTLRPQFDPLLINEPVPVNGRMHKSVLDKPGFGVELNRDGLKRPYQH from the coding sequence ATGTCCCTACCTAAAATTAAAACTGTCCGCGCCTACTTTGCCGGTGGCGCTACCGCTGATAAAGCGGCGGCTGGCGGCGATTATCACGATCAAGGTGCCAATCACTGGATTGACGACCACGTCGCCACGCCAATGAGCAAATACAAACAGTATGAGCAGTCGCGTCAATCCTTTGGCATCAACGTGTTAGGCACGCTGATCGTGGAAGTTGAAGCCGATAACGGTCAAACCGGTTTCGCCATTACCACCGGTGGCGAAATGGGCTGTTTCATCGTGGAAAAGCATCTCAATCGTTTCCTCGAAGGGCGCTGCGTCAGCGACATCAAGCTGATTCACGACCAGATGATGAACGCCACCATGTACTACGCCGGATCGGGTGGGTTGGTGATGAACACCATTTCATGTGTCGATTTGGCGCTGTGGGATCTGTTTGGCAAAGTCACCGATCTGCCGGTCTACAAACTGCTGGGCGGCGCGGTGCGCGATGAACTGCAGTTCTATGCCACCGGCGCGCGTCCGGATCTGGCGCAGAAGATGGGCTTTATCGGCGGCAAAATGGCGGTGCAGTGGGGACCGCATGATGGCGATGAAGGCATCCGTAAAGAGGTGGCACGCATCGCTCACTATCGCGAAACCTGCGGCCCGGATTTCTGGCTGATGCTCGATTGCTGGATGAGTCAGGACGTCAATTTCGCCACCAAACTGGCGCACGCCTGCGCACCTTATAACGTCAAGTGGCTGGAAGAGTGTTTGCCGCCGCAACAGTTCGAAGGTTACGCACAGCTGAAACAGCAAGCGCCGCAGGGCATGTTAATCACCAGCGGCGAACATCACGGCACGCTGCAATCGTTCCGCACGCTGGCAGAAACCGGCATCGATATTCTGCAGCCGGATGTGGGTTGGTGCGGCGGCCTGACAACGCTGGTTGAGGTAGCGGCGCTGGCGAAATCACGCGGCCAGCTGGTGGTGCCGCATGGCTCTTCGGTTTACTCGCATCATGCGGTGATCACCTTCACCAACAGCCCTTTCAGTGAATTCCTGATGACCAGCCCGGATTGCAGCACGCTGCGTCCACAGTTTGATCCGCTACTGATCAACGAACCGGTGCCGGTTAACGGTCGTATGCACAAATCGGTACTGGATAAACCGGGCTTCGGCGTGGAACTGAATCGCGATGGACTGAAGCGTCCTTATCAACACTAA